Part of the Pseudoliparis swirei isolate HS2019 ecotype Mariana Trench chromosome 3, NWPU_hadal_v1, whole genome shotgun sequence genome, ATTGTATGTCAAGGAAACCAGCTGATCCCCTTTTGTGCAAACACTCCCaggtgcgcgcgcacacacacacacacacacacacacacacacacacacacacactcaccaaacAGGAAGACTACACCTGTTTGGTGTGAGTCGGCAGGAAACTATCAGGTAAGGCAGACTTAAAGTGTGTTCCCTCTAGGTTGATGCATTAATAGAGGTTCAGATAGTTCTCATAATGTAAACGTGTGATTTTAAAGTAGGAGTGACTTCATTATTTTAATGTAGTCGTTATTTTCGATGGGATGATGGTTCCATGGCAGTGAGACGTTTTGACAGGTGAGATGGTAGATGGTGATGTCATaattaaatatcagactgacgaGACAGAGATTTAAAAATGGTGTTCATATAGACTTAATTGAATATAATCTGTATAGATCTCATCATGCAGTGACTGGAAATAACATTATGTGGTAATAGCCTCTTTTTaagtcttttgtgtgtgtgtgtggggggggggggggggatataaaCAACACAACATCAAGACTAATTAAGACTTTATTATTTAAGAGACTGTTGCAGGATTATTCAAGACTTTCTGGTAATTGTTTGAAATAGAGGAGCACAATTGGAATTTAGGGCGGGGAGCAGAACAAAGATAGAGTGTAGCTGGTATTTCGGTCAGAGTAACAAAAGCCTGTCGAACAAAAGACCTCCTCTAAGGCCAGGTGGGATTATCTTCCGAGGAAAAATGATTCTAACAATTACACAAGTCATCATTCATGTCCTGAAATTCCCAATTCCAGTCAATAAAATCGAGTTCATAGTGGTTGTCTATGCTATTGATGGACTTTCTTGCCCACAGAGttaagaagagaagaaagaattTGAATGATACCAGTTTTAGAACTATTGGAACCACAGTGAAGTCACACCTGGATTATAAAGAGCATCAAGATCAAGATACAGAAAAGAAGGGGCGGTCCACCTGTGACCTTGGATGATGCTTGCTTGCTGACTCCTCCGAGGCCAGAGCTATATCGATAATGTTCACCCCCAGTAAAAACAATCTCCCGTCCCCCAGCCTGGAAGactccttcttccctctcttctcgtcCTCTTCGGTCTCACTCTCCTTCGCTCTGCCCTCGTCCACATCCTCTCCCGGCAGCGGCGACAGCGGCGGAGGGATCGAGACGGATCTGATCCTCGCTGCGGAGCTGGGGCAAGCCTTACTGGAGAAGAACGAGGAGCTGGCAGCCTCTCTGGAGCaggcagagagggagatggaggtaaCGCCGCCGAGTCTTTCCTGAGACTACGTCGACTTTCTATATCAACTTAAGGTGGAGACAAGAGGAGCACGGAAGAAAACATGTGACATTTGAATGATTCTAGACAATTAATCGTtaaacatcacatgtcatttagttgccgcttttatccaaagcgacttacaataagtgaatcgaCCACgagaacaaactcagaacaactaGAACCAAGAAAGTAATGTTTCTTCAAGAATGACAAACTACAgaaatactataagtaataccataagtaataccaggaataataccataagtaatactataagtaataccataagtaataccataagtaataccataagtataagtaatatcataagtaatactttaagtaataccataagtaatactataagtaatactataagtaataccataagtaataccataagtaataccaggaataataccataagtaatactataagtaataccataagtaataccataagtaataccataagtataagtaatatcataagtaatactttaagtaataccataagtaatactataaataataccaggagtaatactataagtaataccataagtaataccatcagcaATACCaggagtaatactataagtaatatcataagtaatcctataagtaataccatcagcaATACCATcaataataacataagtaatactataaataatactttaagtaataccataagtaataccataaataataccataagtaattctataagtaataccataagtaatactataatacCATAAAATACCAGgagtaatactataatataataccataagtaataccataaataataccataagtaataccataagtaataccataagtaataccaggagtaatactataagtaatactataagtaatatcataagtaatcctataagtaataccatcagcaATACCATcaataataacataagtaatactataaataatactttgagtaataccataagtaatacgataaataataccataagtaatactataagtaataccataagtaataccaggagtaatactataagtaatacttagtaataccataagtaataccaggagtaatactataaataatactataagtaatatcataagtaatcctataagtaataccatcagcaATACCATcaataataacataagtaatactataaataatacttttagtaataccataagtaatacgataaataataccataagtaatactataagtactactataagtaatactataagtaataccatgagtaatgccAGGAGTAAtgatataagtaatactataagtaagtgctattcaagtgccactgaagtgttgATCTGTTTAAATTCAAGGTATATATGTGGAAATACGTCTGTAAATAACACTGATCAAGGCTCAATTTAatcattattacttttttaaacaaCACAAGATATATTGCACAAGcgataaaaaatacaaaaagaaaaacaaatgtcgAGGATGGAGACGTAACGACGACATTTTTATTTACCGATGACATTTATCTCCATTTAGCCGCTTCAGTTTCAGAGTCCTGACGTGAACAACCGGGACACGTGAATAGAAAGAGCCGTTGTTCGTGACTTCAGTGACACTTTGCATACAAGGGAACCCGTCCGTGTGACCAGGGCCCGTTCTGCTTCTCTAGAACCAGCGTCACCGAGTCTCATCTGGTCGTCACCAAACAGcatctattataatatctttctatatgtcttaatttaaaacataagaactctgcagatgttatcaaaataaactattacaacctaacagtaccAAGAGCACagacatgtcctccatgtctttCCAGAGCACAGACATGTCATCCATGTGTTTCCAGAGCACAGACATGTCCTCCATGTGTTTCCAGATGCGGTGTTTCCACGTCTCCTTTGAAGCCAGCTAATGTTGCGTCTAATGTCTCAGACCTTACAGCAGGAGAAGCACGTTCTGCACAAGAAGTTGGAGATGAATGAACTGGCATCCGGGCAGAGGGAGGCAGAGCTGACTGCAGACCTGGCGTCCCTGAGAGTCGAGCTGGAGCGACATCACGGCCAGGGAAGCAACCAGCGGAAAGATGAGAGCGAACAGCTGACTCAACTAGCCAATCACAACCAGCGCTTGGTGGAGCAGCTCGCGGAGGTTGGTGTATACTACTCGTGAAAAAGCAGCTAACCCACAAAGAAAAGTATCACAAGTATGTTCATGCTGTGAGAATAAACAggatcaaagtgtgtgtgtgtgtgtgtgtggcgtcagTTCCCAGTCATGCAATCGAGAAAAATGTAGAGTAGCCGGTTTATGGAGTCCCATATTTGTCACTGAacaaaaacatttctcaaatgtTCCACCCACTCAGGCCGTGACGCTGCAACACTCCTTGAGGACTGAGCTCCGTTCCctcagagaagagagggaagaatcGTCTTTCAGCCGAAATATCAGCTTTTCACAATTGGAGAGCGTTCAGGCGGAGGTATGTGTAAATGTGCACGAGCAAATCAGCGCCAGAATCTGTGGCTCGGTTTGAGTGCGACAGGTGTGAACATATTCTGCTATCTTGAATGTTGCAGgatagtcatacacacacaaatcattACATTTCAATTAAGTCCTGTCTGTATGCTGACAATTAAATGATATGGCATCTGAACATTTACATTCCGAAGCTAAGATATTAGCAGAATATTAAGTGAACCCATTTAAGACTTTTTGTCCAAAGTATCCACATCTTAAAGCATCAAAATCCTTTGTAATGACCTCTTGGTGCGTCCTTTATTCTGTACTTTTTGTTCTCCCTCCGTACAGAACAGAGTGTTGCTGGAGCGGCTGTCGTACATGGAGGCGCAACATGAAGCTTCGCAGGAGGACAGCGACAGACTCcgcttggagagagagagacagagagagagactatcgGAGCTACAGACCAAACTGAGCGAGAAACAAGCAGAGGTGAGAGTCAGTGGTGACGCTGAAGGAATGCAACTAGTTGGAagttatgtatttgtgtgtttgtgtgcccatctctcactgtgtgtgtgtgtgtgtgtgtgtgtgtgtgtgctgtagatAGAGCAGGAGCAGGGTGTGGTGTTCGAGTTGCGAACTGTGAATCGCTCTCTACAGCAAAAATCTCTGAATTTGGGAGAAGAGAGCATCCTGAAccgaacacaaacacaaccttTGTCTCTGCATAGTGAAATTCAGCAATCACaggtacgcacgcacacacacacacacacaaacacacgagacacaccAACTGCCTTGTTAGTTTGACACTGATGACAACCTCTTTGGACCAAAATGAGGACCGGCCTAAATGTCCTCACTTTGCATTTCGGTCCTCACTCCAAAGGTTAAAAACCATCGACGGTCCTCAGTTTGATGGCattacaaccacacacacacacacacacacacgagacacagcAACTGCACTGACGTCCTTCAATTGTTATTTTGAGACTGATGGCAGCCTCTTTGAAACCTAAGTGTGCAGCGTGTATGTCGGTTCTGATCCTCCAGATGTTTCTGCCGTGTTGTTGTGTtcgtctctctcgctccccaGGTGAAAGAGGCTCTCCTCGCTCACTCCGCAGTCCTGCAAGTACGAGATGAAGAGATCCAAGCGCTCACGGGGGAGGTGTGTTTGACTGTCCACACAACAACATGCTTCTGGTTTCAGTTGCAATGGGTTAGGCGTGTCTGAGATGGGTGAACACCCTTGTTGTTTCAGTATTCATAGCAACAATTATGCCCAGAGTGTATTTCGAGTAAAGTTGCTTTTACCACAACAGATTTTCAACCCAAACATTTGTTTAACTAATTGTTATTTACATTCTTAACTAGTTTATTAACTTTACTTTAAACAAATCCACTCAGATTTGGCTCCCGTTCCCACGTCACATGAAGGCTCATTAGTATCTCCACCCAGTGCTTATTAATAACTAGCTGTGCAAGGTTGCGTCATATAAGACTAAAAGGCTAAAACGGAGCTCAGTGAggaaagataatgtgtttttgTAACATTACAGCTTGGaatcataattttaaaaaaacatgtatgtcACCTGAAAATGAGTAtcatatgtcccctttaaattAGATAAAGCCAGAGACGATAGAAATCTATTTTGGAAAGGGGAAAATGATTGTAATTATGAtaattacaatacatttatgtaattataataattacaaGCAGGGGGTGGGCGGTTCAAGCCCCGCCCTAGTCCATTGTGTCCTCAAGCAAGACACTCAACCCTGAGTTGCTTCCattagctgtgtctacggtgtatgaatgtgacattattgtaaatgaatttggataaaagcgtcagctaaatgacgtgtGACGTCATTTCAATTTCACACGTTGCAGCTCCGATCTCAAAGAGAAGAGCTGGAGTCTTTGAGGCAGGAAATCCAGCCATTTAGAAGCAGTCCTGAAAAGCCAAACTACAGGTGAATGGTGTACGGCAACATTCCCATTTAATTTGAGCCCAAAGCAATGGTTGTTTTCACTAATCATCACATCAATGTGCAGTTTCTTAGAAAATGACTTGGCCACTGTGCAGCAGGAGAAAGAATCG contains:
- the bicdl2 gene encoding BICD family-like cargo adapter 2; this encodes MFTPSKNNLPSPSLEDSFFPLFSSSSVSLSFALPSSTSSPGSGDSGGGIETDLILAAELGQALLEKNEELAASLEQAEREMETLQQEKHVLHKKLEMNELASGQREAELTADLASLRVELERHHGQGSNQRKDESEQLTQLANHNQRLVEQLAEAVTLQHSLRTELRSLREEREESSFSRNISFSQLESVQAENRVLLERLSYMEAQHEASQEDSDRLRLERERQRERLSELQTKLSEKQAEIEQEQGVVFELRTVNRSLQQKSLNLGEESILNRTQTQPLSLHSEIQQSQVKEALLAHSAVLQVRDEEIQALTGELRSQREELESLRQEIQPFRSSPEKPNYSFLENDLATVQQEKESLTQQLLNTIKHKVAMSQELEAWQEDMRLVIHQQVQQREEERQREKHRERQTEKAVGLQRSKSLRVKGEEGKGFFSFFKNK